One Nocardia huaxiensis genomic window, TTCCGACTACATCGGCGCGGGCTGCCTCAGTTTCGATCCGGCTTGATCACTGCTCGACAGCGCCATCACCGGTGTGCGCGATCAGGCCCGGTCCCGGCTCGGGTGCGACATCCCGCGCGGTGAGTTCCTTTCCGCAGTGGTCGCATTCGAGCCGGGTGTGCGCCTCCCCCGCGCAGTCGCGGTGCGCATACCGCAGCGGCGGCCCATCCGGCGCCATGTAGGCGTCCCCCCAATCCCGGAATGCCATGAGGATCGGATAGACGGCAATCCCCTTCTCCGTCAGCCGATATTCCTCGTGCGCCCCCGTCGCGGCCGGTCGTTTGACGAGAATCTCGTGCTCGACCAGTCGATCGAGCCGATCCTGCAGCCGCCCCTTGGAGATTCCCAGATACGCCTGGAACCCGTTGAACCGCCGCACCCCCGCGAATGCGGCCTTGAGGATCAGCAGCGTCCACCGATCCCCGAACACCACCAGCGACCGCGTGATCGAACACGGCTCGTCGGCCAATTCCCCGTAGCGCATCTTCCAATCCTACCGATTCGGTCCTAATATGAGACCGAACACGCACGGTCTCAAAACGAGACCACTTCCCGAGGGGGCCTCATGACCAGCCACTACACCGCACTCGAGGCGCTACTGGCCGACCGCTACACCTGCCGAACATTCCGCCCCGACGCGGTCCCGCAGGAAACGATCGAATCGATGCTCCGGCTGGCCCAGCGCACC contains:
- a CDS encoding winged helix-turn-helix transcriptional regulator, which codes for MRYGELADEPCSITRSLVVFGDRWTLLILKAAFAGVRRFNGFQAYLGISKGRLQDRLDRLVEHEILVKRPAATGAHEEYRLTEKGIAVYPILMAFRDWGDAYMAPDGPPLRYAHRDCAGEAHTRLECDHCGKELTARDVAPEPGPGLIAHTGDGAVEQ